One window from the genome of Terrimicrobium sacchariphilum encodes:
- a CDS encoding PulJ/GspJ family protein yields the protein MFSRKLRNSIFTPLPSQDVETTSWDASPRRTVGFTLIELLVAVAVLSVILLLLSQMVSLASKTWSTGRARVDNFTQARTVLGLMDRDIQSSVLRRDLASFVDTGGKPALAFLTRVSSPGQERKLALVAYQMTGLPTAPELIRYDYGYSFDSTSTPPYGTHGLMPDLDKATSQALTDGVLRLEVQFVLADGTLSKLFQYDYDNPSSTTNARSLVLSLLVIDSTALKLAKDTGRISELMDAFSGTPDPNESYAAYWNDLIRSGSGIASLPEPLRVGLKSFERQVALPIATIR from the coding sequence ATGTTTTCCCGAAAGCTGAGAAATTCCATCTTCACTCCACTTCCATCCCAAGATGTGGAGACGACTAGCTGGGATGCATCGCCCCGGCGCACCGTGGGCTTTACGTTGATCGAATTGCTGGTAGCGGTGGCCGTATTGTCGGTGATCTTGCTTTTGCTATCACAGATGGTCTCGCTGGCGTCCAAGACATGGAGCACCGGTAGGGCCAGGGTAGACAATTTCACCCAAGCTCGAACCGTGTTGGGGCTGATGGACCGGGACATCCAGTCCAGCGTGCTACGGCGGGATCTGGCTTCTTTTGTAGATACTGGAGGGAAGCCTGCGCTGGCTTTTCTCACACGGGTTTCCAGTCCGGGCCAGGAACGCAAGCTTGCCCTGGTGGCTTATCAAATGACCGGCTTGCCCACGGCACCGGAGTTGATCCGGTATGACTATGGGTATTCCTTCGATTCAACAAGTACGCCGCCTTACGGCACGCATGGCCTCATGCCGGATCTGGATAAGGCAACCTCCCAGGCCCTCACCGACGGGGTGCTCCGACTGGAGGTACAATTTGTTTTGGCAGATGGAACGTTGAGCAAGTTGTTTCAATACGACTATGACAATCCCTCCTCGACAACGAACGCCCGATCTCTGGTTTTGTCGTTGCTGGTGATTGACTCAACTGCGCTGAAGCTTGCCAAAGACACGGGCAGGATTTCGGAGCTGATGGATGCATTTTCCGGGACTCCCGACCCTAATGAAAGCTACGCAGCATACTGGAATGATCTGATTCGCTCCGGCTCCGGCATCGCCAGCCTCCCGGAACCCCTGAGGGTGGGACTCAAATCCTTCGAGCGCCAGGTAGCCCTCCCCATTGCCACCATCCGATGA